A window from Roseburia sp. 499 encodes these proteins:
- a CDS encoding DHH family phosphoesterase has translation MKRKIRLKGHLKSYMYWPLMLTILVVLMNIPVYYMNTNAGICVSIFTVLYFIVVLVAYFFNKPAMLNEVINFATQYATVQKHLLNEFEIPYALLDYNSKILWMNEAFMKITGKDKKYHKSVTTIFPTITRELLEKEGDGSNVQITYEEKIYRASMSRIYFDEVTEDSGVIELENNEQYLTAMYLFDETELHHYIQENQEQQLVSALVYIDNYEEALESIEEVKRSLLVALVDRKVSKYFSERDSIIKKIEKDKYFVVFKHKYLEELIQDKFSILEEVKTIKVGNEMAVTLSIGVGVNASNYNQKYEYSRMAIDLALGRGGDQVVVKDGEKISYFGGKSRQVEKMTRVKARVKAHALREIMETKDQVLIMGHRISDMDSFGAAVGVYCAAQVLGKKAHIVIDEVTSSLRPVKECFSEEKGYPVDMFVRSEKAMELVDYNTAVVVVDTNRPNLVECPDLLNRTRTIVVFDHHRQSSEVIDNAVLSYIETYASSTCEMVAEVLQYFNENIHLKPAEADCIYAGILIDTNNFMTKTGVRTFEAAAYLRRCGAEVTRVRKLLRDDMTAYKARAEAVRHAKVYRGSFAISVCPGENIESPTIVGAQAANELLNIVGIKASFVLTEYNDKIYISSRSIDEINVQIIMERMGGGGHLNMAGAQLINCTLDEAEEQLMETLDEMIEEGDIEI, from the coding sequence ATGAAAAGAAAGATTCGTCTGAAAGGACACCTAAAAAGTTATATGTACTGGCCATTGATGCTTACTATATTGGTAGTATTGATGAATATACCGGTATATTATATGAATACGAATGCAGGTATCTGTGTTTCTATTTTTACCGTATTATATTTTATTGTTGTATTGGTGGCGTATTTTTTTAATAAGCCGGCAATGCTCAATGAGGTTATCAATTTTGCAACCCAATACGCTACGGTACAGAAGCATTTGTTGAATGAATTCGAGATACCTTATGCACTATTGGATTATAACAGTAAGATTTTGTGGATGAATGAAGCATTTATGAAAATTACTGGAAAAGACAAGAAATATCATAAGTCCGTTACGACTATTTTTCCGACTATCACCAGAGAATTATTGGAAAAAGAAGGTGATGGAAGTAATGTGCAGATAACCTATGAAGAAAAGATTTACCGTGCAAGTATGAGCCGGATTTATTTTGATGAAGTAACAGAAGACAGTGGCGTTATAGAACTGGAAAATAATGAACAGTATTTGACAGCAATGTACTTGTTTGATGAGACAGAACTTCACCATTATATTCAGGAAAATCAAGAACAGCAGTTGGTATCAGCACTAGTGTATATCGATAATTACGAAGAGGCGTTGGAAAGTATTGAAGAAGTAAAACGTTCTTTGCTGGTGGCATTGGTAGACAGAAAAGTAAGCAAATACTTTTCAGAGCGAGACAGTATTATAAAAAAGATTGAAAAAGACAAATATTTTGTAGTGTTCAAACATAAATATCTGGAGGAACTGATTCAAGATAAGTTTAGTATTCTGGAAGAAGTAAAGACCATTAAAGTGGGAAATGAAATGGCAGTAACGCTGAGTATAGGTGTGGGTGTGAATGCTTCCAATTACAATCAGAAGTACGAGTATTCCCGTATGGCGATTGACCTTGCATTAGGTCGTGGTGGAGATCAGGTCGTAGTGAAAGATGGCGAGAAGATTTCCTATTTTGGTGGAAAGTCTAGACAGGTGGAAAAAATGACCCGTGTCAAGGCCCGTGTCAAGGCGCATGCTCTTCGGGAAATTATGGAGACCAAGGATCAGGTTCTGATTATGGGACATAGAATCAGCGATATGGATTCATTTGGAGCAGCAGTGGGAGTTTACTGTGCAGCACAGGTGTTGGGGAAAAAGGCACATATTGTCATTGATGAAGTGACTTCGTCATTACGTCCGGTAAAGGAATGTTTTTCCGAGGAAAAAGGTTATCCGGTGGATATGTTTGTAAGAAGTGAAAAGGCGATGGAACTGGTGGATTATAATACTGCAGTTGTAGTAGTAGATACCAACCGCCCAAATTTAGTGGAATGTCCGGATTTGTTAAATCGAACCAGAACGATAGTGGTATTTGACCATCACAGACAGAGTAGTGAAGTGATTGATAATGCGGTGCTATCTTATATCGAGACTTATGCGTCCTCTACTTGTGAAATGGTAGCAGAAGTGTTACAGTATTTTAATGAAAATATTCATCTGAAACCAGCAGAAGCAGATTGTATTTATGCAGGTATTCTGATTGATACCAATAATTTCATGACCAAGACAGGCGTGCGTACTTTTGAAGCAGCTGCATATCTACGCCGCTGTGGAGCAGAGGTGACGCGTGTGCGGAAATTATTGCGTGATGACATGACAGCTTATAAAGCGCGGGCAGAAGCAGTGCGCCATGCCAAGGTATACCGCGGCTCTTTTGCCATTTCTGTTTGTCCGGGTGAGAATATTGAGAGTCCAACCATTGTGGGAGCACAGGCGGCAAATGAGTTGTTAAATATTGTAGGAATCAAAGCCTCCTTCGTGCTGACAGAATATAATGATAAAATATATATCAGCTCTCGTTCTATCGACGAAATCAATGTACAGATTATTATGGAAAGAATGGGCGGAGGCGGCCATTTAAATATGGCAGGAGCGCAGCTGATAAACTGCACACTGGATGAGGCAGAAGAACAGTTGATGGAAACGTTGGATGAAATGATTGAAGAAGGAGATATAGAAATATGA
- the rpsR gene encoding 30S ribosomal protein S18, translating into MAYNKTEKSDSPMKRRGGMRRRKKVCVFCGKDNVIDYKDTNKLKRYISERGKILPRRITGNCAKHQRALTVAIKRARHIALMPYVTD; encoded by the coding sequence ATGGCTTACAATAAAACCGAAAAAAGCGATTCTCCAATGAAGAGAAGAGGCGGAATGCGTAGAAGAAAAAAAGTTTGCGTATTCTGTGGAAAAGATAATGTGATCGATTACAAAGATACAAACAAATTAAAAAGATACATCTCTGAAAGAGGAAAAATTCTTCCTAGAAGAATCACAGGAAACTGTGCAAAACATCAGAGAGCTCTCACTGTAGCAATCAAGAGAGCAAGACATATTGCTTTAATGCCATATGTAACAGACTAA
- a CDS encoding single-stranded DNA-binding protein has product MNKVILMGRLTRDPEVRYSQGEQAMAIARYTLAVDRRFRRDGDQQTADFINCVAFGRSGEFAEKYFHKGMKVVVTGRIQTGSYTNQEGQKVYTTDVVVEDQEFAESKAASEGQGGGFQPAGRPEPSAAAGDGFMNIPDGIDEELPFN; this is encoded by the coding sequence ATGAATAAGGTTATACTGATGGGTAGATTAACCAGAGATCCTGAGGTTCGCTATTCACAAGGCGAGCAGGCTATGGCAATTGCAAGATATACTCTGGCAGTAGATAGAAGATTCAGACGTGACGGAGACCAGCAGACAGCAGATTTTATCAACTGTGTTGCATTCGGAAGAAGCGGTGAATTTGCAGAAAAATATTTCCATAAAGGAATGAAGGTTGTTGTAACCGGAAGAATCCAGACTGGAAGCTATACAAACCAGGAGGGACAGAAGGTTTACACAACTGACGTTGTCGTAGAAGATCAGGAATTTGCAGAGAGCAAGGCAGCAAGTGAAGGTCAGGGTGGCGGTTTTCAGCCAGCTGGCAGACCGGAACCTAGTGCAGCCGCTGGAGATGGTTTCATGAACATTCCAGATGGAATTGATGAAGAATTACCCTTTAATTAG